The Penaeus chinensis breed Huanghai No. 1 chromosome 39, ASM1920278v2, whole genome shotgun sequence genome has a segment encoding these proteins:
- the LOC125046777 gene encoding uncharacterized protein LOC125046777: MEMISGRGQVRSGRAVVGLDVVSHTLPRSFRTPTTQPCCPPTTHQELPEDICSDPGCAGCQPDLCAGDPDLQFTGGSPYPAHIYPSVLTSGWGAGGEDDCLSCSLSSQPPCVCPDPRCSGSQVTPSPFWGHHEHHEHRQQQQQQTQSAETDVQVTRTASECTLPKLLSIEEQLTTALGRPPDAQVQTRSHNRKMPPASHRLSRSVEDLPKDIKEHILKCQCSCDHLGYGNFSVSILDI, encoded by the exons ATGGAGATGATTTCCGGCCGGGGGCAGGTGCGGAGTGGGAGAGCGGTGGTCGGCCTCGATGTGGTGAGTCATACGCTGCCTCGGAGTTTCCGCACGCCCACGACTCAGCCCTGCTGTCCGCCCACGACCCACCAGGAGCTTCCCGAGGACATCTGCAGCGACCCTGGCTGTGCGGGATGCCAGCCCGACCTGTGTGCGGGCGATCCTGACCTTCAGTTCACGGGCGGCTCACCCTACCCAGCCCACATCTATCCTAGTGTCTTAACGAGCGGCTGGGGTGCGGGGGGCGAGGACGACTGCCTCTCCTGCAGCCTCTCCTCCCAGCCGCCATGCGTGTGTCCTGACCCTCGCTGCAGCGGGAGCCAGGTGACTCCCTCGCCCTTCTGGGGTCACCACGAGCACCACGAGCAccggcagcagcaacagcaacagaccCAAAGCGCGGAGACTGACGTGCAAGTTACCCGCACGGCTTCCGAATGCACG CTGCCAAAACTCCTGAGCATAGAGGAGCAACTCACAACCGCCTTGGGTCGACCACCTGACGCCCAAGTGCAAACTCGATCACACAACCGGAAGATGCCTCCTGCTTCCCACCGCCTCAGTAGGAGTGTGGAGGATTTGCCGAAGGATATCAAGGAGCACATCCTCAAGTGCCAGTGCTCGTGTGATCACCTCGGCTACGGCAACTTTTCGGTAAGTATTCTTGACATTTAA